The Phycisphaeraceae bacterium genome has a window encoding:
- a CDS encoding amidohydrolase family protein, producing MKNRHHSRRHLVAGLRGMVAAAIASVAGTVGAQLFRPQTVAIENVRIVVGDGTVIERGTVVIRDGRLVAVGSSVAVPDRAARVDGSGKTVTPGLIDALGSLGSNASGGSDGMHFAADAFDRFDTRAIRSALSQGVTTVYLPARGERGVTGVGAVVRFTPGPDDTFGEVAVEHAALCVNMGSGASALQRLQMLDALRKRLKAARTYRESLETYESELEDYEKKIKERAANPAQAGGPGGSTGAGGTGGGSGQGGSGVMQDPPRPPGGGGPPGAGPRGGQPGGGQAGTGAQGGNEELRKPQKPRRDAGAEMILKAIDREMPVRVYATRQEDILNAIELAQEFNLRLIIEGAAEADLVAAAIDNAGASVVFDHAASRDRTADGLGDRLSRAAASAAHQGLSWYLGSGRDAGSAGRFLLAMAQHAANAAGHADAISLLTGAAADLLELGERTGRLTPGREADLVLWSGDPLDPSSKVELVYINGSIAWRQPAAKEGSS from the coding sequence ATGAAGAATCGCCATCACTCGCGGCGGCATCTTGTCGCCGGGCTGCGGGGCATGGTCGCGGCGGCGATTGCCTCGGTGGCTGGCACGGTTGGGGCGCAGCTGTTCCGTCCCCAGACGGTGGCCATTGAGAACGTCCGCATCGTGGTGGGCGACGGGACGGTCATCGAGCGTGGAACAGTCGTCATCCGCGACGGGCGGCTGGTTGCTGTTGGTTCGAGCGTGGCCGTGCCGGATCGGGCGGCACGGGTGGACGGCTCGGGCAAGACGGTCACGCCCGGCCTGATCGACGCGCTTGGTTCGCTGGGCAGCAATGCGTCGGGCGGAAGCGACGGCATGCACTTCGCCGCCGACGCCTTTGATCGGTTCGACACGCGGGCCATTCGCTCCGCGCTGTCACAGGGGGTGACGACGGTCTATCTCCCCGCGCGGGGAGAACGGGGCGTCACGGGCGTGGGGGCGGTGGTGCGCTTCACGCCGGGACCGGATGACACCTTCGGCGAAGTCGCCGTCGAGCACGCCGCCCTGTGCGTGAACATGGGCTCCGGGGCGTCAGCCCTGCAACGGCTGCAGATGCTTGACGCCCTGCGCAAGCGGCTCAAGGCGGCCAGAACCTATCGCGAATCCCTGGAGACGTACGAGTCCGAACTCGAGGACTACGAGAAGAAGATCAAGGAGCGTGCCGCCAACCCCGCTCAGGCCGGCGGCCCGGGTGGCTCGACCGGGGCGGGCGGAACGGGCGGCGGAAGTGGACAAGGCGGTTCGGGCGTCATGCAGGATCCACCCCGTCCGCCGGGAGGCGGGGGTCCGCCCGGCGCTGGTCCGCGAGGCGGTCAACCCGGCGGCGGACAGGCCGGTACAGGCGCTCAGGGGGGAAATGAGGAACTCAGAAAGCCCCAGAAGCCGCGCCGCGACGCCGGCGCCGAAATGATTCTCAAGGCCATCGATCGCGAGATGCCCGTCCGCGTGTACGCGACCCGGCAGGAGGACATCCTCAACGCCATCGAGCTGGCGCAGGAGTTCAACCTGCGGCTGATTATCGAGGGCGCCGCGGAAGCCGACCTGGTCGCCGCCGCGATTGACAACGCCGGCGCCAGCGTGGTGTTCGATCACGCGGCCTCGCGCGATCGAACGGCCGATGGACTGGGCGATCGCCTGAGCCGGGCGGCGGCATCCGCGGCCCACCAGGGGCTGTCGTGGTATCTCGGCAGCGGGCGCGACGCGGGGTCCGCCGGACGATTCCTGCTGGCGATGGCCCAGCACGCCGCCAACGCCGCCGGGCACGCCGACGCGATTTCCCTGCTCACGGGCGCCGCGGCGGACCTGCTGGAACTCGGGGAGCGCACGGGTCGCCTGACGCCCGGGCGCGAAGCCGACCTCGTGCTGTGGAGCGGCGACCCGCTCGACCCGTCATCGAAGGTGGAACTGGTCTACATCAACGGCTCGATCGCGTGGCGTCAGCCGGCGGCGAAGGAGGGCTCGTCGTGA
- a CDS encoding class II aldolase/adducin family protein: MNEDRLVQLVRLANRLGDPALDYAILGEGNVSARVDERTFLVTVSGAELRSATERSFVEVAFDHVLSLLSEGPMDDESIRRRLAKAKVDGGPEPRPSVETLMHAVLLSMPGVNFVGHTHPTAINAIICSHGFEQALAGRLFPDEIVLCGPRPLLVPYVDPGVPLAREIHTRLREFIRSHGEPPKSVYLQNHGFIALGGTETQVAQTTAMAVKAARILAGTHVLGGPRFLSDKAVARIHTRPDEHYRQQVLDAMGG, encoded by the coding sequence ATGAATGAAGACCGTCTCGTTCAACTCGTCCGACTCGCCAACCGCCTGGGCGACCCGGCGCTGGACTATGCGATTCTCGGCGAAGGCAACGTCTCGGCGCGGGTGGATGAGCGAACGTTTCTGGTGACGGTCAGCGGGGCGGAACTTCGTTCGGCGACGGAACGTTCCTTTGTTGAAGTGGCGTTCGATCACGTCCTTTCGCTGCTGTCGGAAGGACCGATGGACGACGAGTCGATCCGACGCCGGCTCGCGAAGGCGAAGGTGGATGGCGGGCCGGAGCCGCGCCCCTCGGTTGAGACGCTCATGCACGCGGTGTTGCTGTCCATGCCCGGCGTGAACTTCGTCGGGCACACGCACCCGACCGCGATCAACGCGATCATCTGTTCTCACGGGTTTGAGCAAGCCCTCGCCGGGCGGCTCTTCCCGGACGAGATCGTCCTGTGCGGACCTCGTCCGCTGCTGGTGCCGTATGTTGATCCGGGTGTCCCTCTGGCCAGGGAGATTCACACCCGACTGCGGGAGTTCATCCGCAGCCACGGAGAGCCGCCGAAGTCGGTGTATCTTCAGAATCACGGGTTCATCGCGCTGGGCGGGACAGAGACGCAGGTGGCGCAGACGACCGCGATGGCGGTCAAGGCGGCTCGGATTCTGGCGGGCACGCATGTCCTTGGCGGGCCGCGGTTTCTCTCCGACAAGGCGGTTGCTCGCATCCACACAAGGCCCGACGAGCATTACCGGCAGCAGGTGCTGGACGCTATGGGTGGATGA
- a CDS encoding amidohydrolase family protein — MRRCAAVILAVALATSASFGASAGEHDSFVLRAGRILPVAKGLPEVIENGVIVVRDGRIVAIGSDVPIPPDLRVIDLPDAVVAPGLVAASGDWAGTHAGDEAVSGAYHAVDSFDRYGDYRDILATGVTTIHVNPGWHRLVAGRGAVVRLGGYHDERVLSSASDLTINLVADALGPPDLQTFLIPPSGDRGVTPQQPQRPFSRAGQLLAIREALAAAESKEGRGNVHLSMFREAWNQQSPLRIHAQRAEDVINAAAFLSGQKRTGYIVGGIEAAQAASQLAATGTRLVYTIDAPLRSTQSNLGNDPFALAGDDRNLARLAGVTFALGLSPDLPVTDLRLAGAAARRSGLSEQQVLASLTRIPAEILGVGDRVGSLAVGLEADLVAYTGHPLEVTSHVERVYTRGKLVYKRTPPPAMVVRGGTIWLGPDNWLRDGAVLVEDGRITAVGKRVPHPVGARVIDAGPDGFIAPGMIDAFGHLGLEGDRGALPANLSLTPLVGAPTLEATRVAKAGVTTVVTAPYAFDNNGSQVAAIRTYGEGRQDRIVAPTAGVVLSVRGSDAKAIPGRLNGRITAAKRYLETWQKYEKDLAEWEQKRASGQMPAATRPAEEVVTQTPSVDPVSGTWQARVFGGPLPREFEGKVAFRLTGANVEARIIDPVPPTEVRIIGTLEGTKLRGTIEADTGGMGTPQWQADLVEPDVMRGTISVQMFSVNFEARRVDKGPVEFRVERVRRATAGRDGRPLPPAVDEALEPWKAVLEKKMPVIVDAGTTQEIDAVLDVLCDEHGLAVVLRGAENAARQHERLVAKGVGVIAPTQVVRQESNRPYHQPHELNRLGIPVAFQSDAEDGARLLPRLGLYAVEQGMSAEAALASLTIDAARMFKLDHRIGSIAAGRDADLVIYTGHPFDAASRVKHVIVGGKELTP; from the coding sequence ATGAGACGATGCGCCGCTGTGATCCTGGCGGTCGCATTGGCGACCTCGGCGTCATTCGGCGCCTCGGCGGGCGAGCACGATTCATTCGTGCTGCGCGCGGGGCGCATTCTTCCGGTCGCCAAGGGGTTGCCGGAGGTCATCGAAAATGGCGTGATCGTGGTGCGCGACGGGCGAATCGTCGCCATCGGGTCGGACGTTCCGATTCCGCCAGATCTGCGCGTCATCGACCTGCCCGACGCGGTGGTCGCACCCGGGCTGGTCGCCGCCTCCGGTGATTGGGCGGGAACGCACGCCGGCGATGAAGCCGTGTCCGGCGCGTACCACGCGGTGGATTCGTTCGATCGATATGGCGATTACCGCGACATCCTGGCGACCGGAGTCACCACCATCCATGTCAACCCCGGCTGGCACCGTCTGGTGGCGGGGCGCGGCGCGGTGGTGCGGCTGGGGGGGTATCACGATGAGCGTGTGCTGTCCTCGGCATCCGACCTGACGATCAACCTGGTGGCGGACGCACTCGGCCCGCCCGATCTGCAGACGTTCCTGATTCCCCCGTCCGGCGACCGGGGCGTCACGCCGCAGCAGCCGCAGCGGCCCTTCTCGCGCGCCGGTCAGTTGCTGGCGATCCGCGAGGCCCTGGCGGCAGCGGAATCGAAGGAAGGGCGAGGCAACGTTCACCTGTCGATGTTCCGCGAGGCGTGGAATCAGCAGAGCCCCCTGCGCATCCACGCACAGCGCGCCGAGGACGTCATCAATGCGGCGGCCTTTCTCAGCGGACAGAAACGAACCGGCTACATCGTCGGTGGAATTGAAGCGGCGCAGGCGGCGTCCCAGCTGGCCGCCACGGGCACGCGGCTCGTCTATACGATCGACGCCCCGCTCCGCTCCACGCAGTCAAACCTTGGCAACGACCCATTCGCACTGGCGGGCGATGACCGCAACCTCGCGCGGCTTGCCGGCGTCACCTTCGCCCTCGGGTTGTCGCCAGATCTGCCCGTGACCGATCTTCGCCTGGCCGGCGCTGCGGCGCGACGGTCCGGTCTGAGTGAACAGCAGGTGCTGGCCTCGCTGACGCGCATTCCCGCCGAGATTCTGGGCGTGGGCGACCGCGTCGGTTCGCTGGCGGTGGGGCTCGAGGCGGACCTGGTGGCGTACACCGGGCACCCGCTGGAGGTCACATCCCACGTCGAGCGCGTCTACACGCGGGGGAAACTTGTCTACAAGCGCACGCCTCCGCCTGCGATGGTGGTGCGCGGCGGAACCATCTGGCTCGGTCCCGACAACTGGCTCAGGGATGGCGCTGTGCTCGTGGAGGATGGTCGTATCACCGCGGTGGGGAAGCGCGTGCCGCACCCGGTGGGGGCGAGGGTGATCGACGCCGGTCCGGACGGGTTCATTGCTCCCGGCATGATCGATGCGTTCGGCCACCTGGGGCTTGAGGGCGACCGCGGCGCGCTGCCCGCCAACCTGTCGCTCACGCCGCTGGTCGGTGCTCCCACGTTGGAGGCGACGCGCGTCGCCAAGGCCGGCGTCACCACGGTGGTGACCGCACCATACGCTTTTGACAACAACGGCTCGCAGGTGGCGGCGATCCGCACCTACGGCGAAGGTCGGCAGGACCGCATCGTGGCGCCCACGGCGGGCGTGGTGCTGAGCGTGCGCGGCAGCGACGCCAAGGCCATTCCCGGTCGGCTCAACGGCCGCATCACCGCCGCTAAACGCTACCTTGAAACGTGGCAGAAGTACGAGAAGGATCTGGCCGAGTGGGAGCAGAAGCGCGCCAGCGGGCAGATGCCTGCGGCGACCCGGCCCGCCGAGGAAGTGGTGACGCAGACGCCCAGCGTCGATCCTGTCTCGGGCACATGGCAGGCGCGGGTGTTCGGCGGTCCGTTGCCACGGGAGTTCGAGGGCAAGGTGGCGTTCCGACTGACCGGCGCGAACGTCGAAGCCCGCATCATCGATCCCGTGCCCCCGACAGAGGTGCGCATCATCGGCACGCTGGAAGGCACGAAACTGCGCGGCACCATCGAGGCCGATACGGGCGGCATGGGCACGCCTCAGTGGCAGGCCGACCTGGTTGAGCCGGATGTGATGCGCGGCACGATCTCCGTGCAGATGTTCAGCGTCAACTTCGAGGCCCGACGAGTGGATAAGGGTCCGGTGGAGTTCCGCGTGGAGCGCGTGCGCCGCGCCACCGCCGGCAGGGACGGCCGACCGCTGCCCCCCGCGGTGGATGAAGCCCTCGAGCCGTGGAAGGCGGTGCTGGAAAAGAAGATGCCGGTGATCGTGGACGCCGGCACCACGCAGGAGATTGACGCCGTGCTCGACGTGCTGTGCGACGAACACGGTCTGGCGGTGGTCCTGCGCGGCGCGGAAAACGCCGCCCGCCAGCATGAGCGGCTGGTCGCCAAGGGCGTCGGGGTGATCGCGCCGACGCAGGTTGTTCGGCAGGAGAGCAACCGCCCATATCACCAGCCGCACGAACTGAACCGACTGGGCATTCCCGTGGCGTTTCAGAGCGACGCCGAGGATGGGGCGCGTCTGCTGCCGCGCCTGGGGCTGTACGCGGTGGAGCAGGGCATGAGCGCGGAGGCGGCGCTGGCGTCGTTGACGATTGACGCCGCGCGAATGTTCAAACTCGATCACCGCATCGGCTCCATCGCCGCGGGGCGCGACGCCGACCTGGTGATCTACACCGGCCATCCGTTCGACGCGGCCAGCCGGGTGAAGCACGTCATCGTGGGCGGAAAGGAGTTGACGCCATGA
- a CDS encoding amidohydrolase family protein, giving the protein MRTRGLAAVGVRRSMVGGGVLAALCLSGSPCAEAQDLVIRAGRVHTATGEVIEKGVVIVRDGVIQQVGRDLPVPAGARVIDAPDGSVTPGLIDANALLEPSDAVSSPENRRGIFQYIYHSNTHGGALICLLCDGYASCAFADSHDDIEPGDVCPICGLTNADDPSLFASGLAGFGTTTEASSEVVPHTFVADALNLRSPDFDRLVRGGVTTVFAAPDTAAVIGPRGAIVRTAGPLAQRVVNDAGPVQATISADTYRVGGGNGTPSRFSVTARTRRPNSRMGLGFVFRKAFHDAELLASGGKPDGADTASNEALEVVTKVREGEIPLRILARTQRDILTGIRLAEEFGFTFTLVEATEAYRCLDDLASRDMKVIYGPIYDQPSGARARTPETREAKLSAIRQLLDAGVETAITAQDLREEDGLARQAMYAIRAGLTTEEALQAVTRTPARILGIADSVGTIEKGKRADLVVWSGAPFEATSSPIQVIVGGEVAWSGATQARSGQ; this is encoded by the coding sequence ATGAGAACTAGAGGACTTGCGGCTGTCGGCGTTCGACGTTCGATGGTGGGCGGCGGGGTGCTGGCCGCTCTGTGCCTGTCGGGCTCCCCGTGCGCCGAGGCGCAGGATCTGGTGATTCGCGCCGGACGAGTCCACACCGCCACGGGCGAGGTGATTGAGAAGGGCGTGGTGATCGTTCGCGACGGGGTGATCCAGCAGGTCGGACGCGACCTGCCGGTTCCCGCCGGGGCGCGGGTGATTGACGCGCCCGATGGCTCGGTGACCCCCGGATTGATCGACGCCAACGCGCTGCTGGAGCCGTCGGACGCGGTTTCGTCGCCGGAGAATCGTCGCGGCATCTTTCAGTACATCTACCACAGCAACACGCACGGCGGCGCACTCATCTGCCTGCTCTGCGACGGCTATGCGTCGTGCGCCTTCGCCGACTCGCACGATGACATCGAGCCGGGCGACGTGTGCCCGATCTGCGGGCTGACGAACGCGGATGATCCTTCACTCTTCGCCTCGGGTCTGGCCGGGTTCGGTACGACGACCGAAGCGTCGTCCGAAGTGGTGCCGCACACCTTCGTGGCGGATGCTCTCAACCTGCGCTCGCCTGACTTCGATCGACTGGTGCGCGGGGGGGTCACGACGGTCTTCGCGGCGCCGGACACGGCGGCGGTCATCGGTCCGCGCGGGGCGATTGTGCGCACCGCCGGTCCGTTGGCGCAGCGCGTGGTGAACGACGCCGGGCCGGTGCAGGCCACCATCAGCGCCGACACCTACCGCGTGGGAGGCGGCAACGGCACGCCGTCGCGGTTCAGCGTCACGGCCCGCACGCGGCGGCCCAACTCACGCATGGGGCTGGGCTTCGTCTTCCGCAAGGCCTTCCATGACGCGGAGCTGCTGGCCTCCGGCGGCAAGCCCGACGGGGCCGATACCGCCAGCAACGAGGCGCTGGAAGTCGTCACCAAGGTGCGCGAGGGCGAGATTCCGCTTCGCATTCTGGCCCGCACGCAGCGCGACATTCTCACCGGCATCCGGCTGGCCGAGGAGTTCGGCTTCACCTTCACGCTCGTCGAGGCCACCGAGGCGTATCGCTGCCTCGATGACCTGGCCAGCCGCGACATGAAAGTCATCTACGGGCCGATCTATGACCAGCCCAGCGGCGCTCGAGCCCGCACGCCCGAAACACGCGAGGCGAAACTGTCCGCCATCCGGCAGTTGCTGGATGCGGGCGTCGAGACGGCGATTACCGCCCAGGATCTCCGCGAGGAGGATGGTCTGGCCCGCCAGGCGATGTACGCCATCCGCGCCGGTCTGACGACCGAAGAGGCCCTGCAGGCGGTGACGCGCACGCCCGCCCGCATCCTCGGCATCGCGGACAGCGTGGGCACCATCGAAAAGGGCAAGCGGGCCGACCTGGTGGTCTGGAGCGGAGCGCCGTTCGAGGCCACTTCTTCGCCGATCCAGGTCATTGTGGGAGGCGAGGTCGCGTGGTCCGGTGCAACCCAGGCAAGGAGCGGCCAGTGA
- a CDS encoding amidohydrolase family protein — protein MSRSVAVTILACATIGATAQEQTLIVGRAVMPDGSLRDNVAVTIRDGRMTRVADGAGVRDGANVVRRPDLVLSPGLIALDSSLGVPDLGEERRTVIDADFFPVAGWAADSPALVRALREGVTAVMVTPRPSNVVSGMASTVRTWSASAAPDVLKQDGALSLVLANSAYSVAREPSSRAGAMAMLRRLLVSAREGGDDAPARLRELAGGRLPALVRCETGADVAAAVSLLGTYRTPTTVIHTQEMRDAAEHLAGSGMSCVVGPYSYEMGDVILSGARRLAEAKVNLAFSGAAAADDPGSIRRSAWLAVRNGLDAATARKALTVNAAAIAGVSDRLGSIAEGKEADFVLFSGDPLRPDARVMEVWVGGRRVYAASHAHHEDKVIGATHEN, from the coding sequence ATGAGTCGTTCGGTCGCCGTGACGATCCTGGCGTGCGCCACGATCGGCGCGACAGCGCAGGAGCAGACGCTCATCGTTGGCCGCGCCGTCATGCCCGACGGCTCGCTGCGCGACAACGTGGCGGTGACGATCCGCGACGGGCGCATGACGCGCGTCGCCGACGGGGCGGGCGTGCGCGACGGTGCGAACGTGGTTCGTCGTCCCGATCTGGTGCTCTCGCCGGGACTGATCGCCCTGGATTCATCGCTGGGCGTGCCTGACCTGGGCGAGGAGCGGCGCACGGTGATCGATGCCGATTTCTTCCCCGTCGCCGGCTGGGCCGCCGATTCCCCCGCGCTGGTCCGGGCGCTGCGCGAGGGCGTCACCGCCGTCATGGTGACGCCACGACCCAGCAACGTGGTGAGCGGCATGGCTTCGACGGTTCGCACCTGGTCGGCAAGCGCCGCGCCTGACGTGCTCAAGCAGGATGGGGCGCTGTCGCTGGTGCTGGCGAACAGCGCCTACAGCGTGGCACGGGAGCCGTCATCTCGCGCCGGCGCCATGGCGATGCTGCGCCGACTGCTGGTCTCGGCCCGTGAGGGCGGCGACGACGCTCCGGCTCGGCTGCGCGAACTCGCCGGGGGGCGTCTCCCGGCGCTCGTCCGCTGCGAAACCGGCGCGGATGTGGCGGCGGCGGTGTCGCTGCTGGGCACGTACCGGACGCCGACCACCGTCATCCACACCCAGGAGATGCGGGACGCGGCGGAGCATCTCGCCGGCTCAGGCATGTCCTGCGTCGTCGGACCGTATTCCTATGAGATGGGCGACGTGATCCTGTCGGGCGCCCGCCGACTCGCGGAGGCGAAGGTGAACCTGGCGTTCTCCGGCGCGGCGGCGGCGGATGACCCCGGCTCGATCCGCCGTTCCGCCTGGCTGGCGGTCCGCAACGGGCTGGACGCCGCGACGGCGCGAAAGGCGCTGACCGTCAACGCCGCCGCGATCGCGGGTGTGTCGGATCGCCTGGGGAGCATTGCGGAGGGGAAGGAAGCGGACTTCGTCCTGTTTTCAGGCGATCCGCTGCGTCCGGATGCTCGCGTGATGGAGGTGTGGGTCGGCGGGCGGCGCGTGTACGCCGCCTCTCACGCACACCATGAGGACAAGGTGATCGGAGCGACCCATGAGAACTAG
- a CDS encoding amidohydrolase family protein — protein MKRVAGWMSWTAGGALFAAAVCAAAHASDVTVYRVGKVVTMDDKDTVINNAVVVVRGGKIEQVTKAAGFTTPQGAAVIEMPDCWLVPGLVEGHNHIAADSGDLHDYVYLTNPGLRTLDAVDTENENIKRARAGGVTTALLIPGSGTNMSGFGTLVKFTGGRTDESVLKYPGSIKIAQAGNPERYWWGVGRAMMNYNTRQTLEAAKRYHEAWEAFEKGETTVKPAINTAYDDFRGLFRQEFIASVHTQQYQVVLTTIDMLARKLGIKTVLDHSEFDGWKTTPFLLETGNVETITGPRVYHYDRTQRRLFGLIAQWWKSGVKHVGVNTDSPVIPQEELSYQAAMGCWYGWLPYNALRGVTRTNSIALMVDDRVGSIEPGKDADFGIWSGDPIDPRSTCWITVINGRIVHDSRGAIRRF, from the coding sequence ATGAAGCGCGTGGCTGGATGGATGTCGTGGACGGCGGGAGGCGCGTTGTTCGCCGCAGCGGTCTGCGCCGCCGCGCACGCGTCGGACGTCACCGTCTACCGTGTGGGCAAGGTCGTCACGATGGACGACAAGGACACGGTCATCAACAACGCCGTGGTGGTGGTCAGGGGTGGAAAGATCGAGCAGGTGACCAAGGCGGCCGGTTTCACGACGCCTCAGGGCGCCGCGGTCATCGAAATGCCGGACTGCTGGCTGGTTCCCGGCCTGGTGGAGGGCCACAACCACATCGCCGCCGACAGTGGCGACCTGCACGACTACGTGTACCTGACCAACCCGGGGCTGCGCACACTGGATGCGGTGGACACCGAGAACGAGAACATCAAGCGCGCCAGGGCAGGCGGCGTGACCACCGCGCTGCTCATCCCCGGCAGCGGCACGAACATGAGCGGCTTCGGCACGCTGGTCAAATTCACCGGCGGTCGAACGGACGAGTCTGTGCTCAAGTACCCCGGCTCGATCAAGATCGCCCAGGCCGGCAACCCGGAGCGCTACTGGTGGGGCGTGGGCCGCGCCATGATGAACTACAACACCCGCCAGACCCTGGAGGCGGCCAAACGCTACCACGAGGCGTGGGAGGCGTTCGAGAAGGGTGAAACCACGGTCAAGCCCGCCATCAACACCGCCTATGACGACTTTCGCGGGCTGTTCCGCCAGGAGTTCATCGCCTCCGTCCACACGCAGCAGTACCAGGTGGTGCTCACGACGATCGACATGCTGGCGAGAAAGCTCGGCATCAAGACCGTGCTCGACCACAGCGAGTTCGACGGCTGGAAGACGACGCCATTCCTGCTGGAGACCGGCAACGTCGAGACCATTACCGGCCCCCGCGTGTACCACTACGACCGCACGCAGCGCCGTCTGTTCGGTCTCATCGCACAGTGGTGGAAGTCGGGCGTGAAGCACGTCGGCGTGAATACCGACTCTCCCGTCATCCCGCAGGAGGAGCTGTCGTACCAGGCGGCCATGGGATGCTGGTACGGGTGGCTGCCCTACAACGCGCTGCGGGGCGTGACGCGCACCAACTCCATCGCGCTGATGGTCGATGACCGGGTCGGCTCGATCGAGCCGGGCAAGGACGCTGATTTCGGCATCTGGAGCGGCGACCCGATCGACCCCCGATCCACCTGCTGGATCACGGTCATCAACGGCAGGATCGTTCACGACTCGCGCGGAGCCATCCGCCGGTTCTGA
- a CDS encoding amidohydrolase family protein, producing the protein MMSRFKRVGWRTIVCVTTLLAAGAHAAPPDKVALTGGRIIPVVGEEIESGVILIDRGRIVAIGKGIEIPYDYMEVDVSGKVLMPGMINPHDARGMDVQNEQLPVAPFLDVYDAIDPSRAFFEDSLRDGVTTVHAIQANNTVIGAVSRALRPIGLTIDEMTVAPDVALKMSITPRSGFDPMRQMATFRETWFELDDYLTRLAETKYEESLKKDNKPLDVTPAVAAERGRPMLRDEDYDDAHRNLVRLRRGDLGAWIWCGNPNDVAPAIRMAKEQGFLDRTVLVLGVTGYRAMSELKSAGRPVVLDENLYHRDRDPETGEITEVFVPSKIHEAGLLFALQTNPSGSMAERYLNYQAALCVRNGIPRDVALKAITLNPARMMGLDSRLGSLEVGKTANIVVMSGDPLDFNSWVELVYIDGILAYDRARDPRLRKLLEVEQKAKEAAEAAKPRNEAATPPGQPASEARPGGAGGGEGRPGGRPGRPGSGDGGQGGGGGDPAGNDASANHAGGTR; encoded by the coding sequence ATGATGAGTCGGTTCAAACGGGTCGGCTGGCGGACGATCGTCTGCGTCACGACGCTCCTGGCGGCGGGGGCCCACGCCGCACCGCCTGACAAGGTGGCCCTCACCGGCGGACGCATCATCCCCGTCGTGGGCGAGGAGATCGAGTCGGGCGTGATCCTGATCGATCGCGGCCGCATCGTCGCCATCGGCAAGGGCATCGAGATCCCCTATGACTACATGGAAGTGGACGTGTCGGGCAAGGTGCTCATGCCCGGCATGATCAACCCGCACGACGCGCGCGGCATGGACGTGCAGAACGAGCAACTGCCCGTGGCGCCGTTCCTGGACGTCTATGACGCCATCGACCCCTCGCGGGCCTTCTTCGAGGATTCACTGCGCGACGGCGTGACCACGGTTCACGCCATTCAGGCCAACAACACCGTGATCGGCGCCGTCAGCCGCGCGCTGCGGCCAATCGGCCTGACCATTGACGAGATGACGGTGGCGCCCGACGTGGCGCTGAAGATGTCCATCACGCCCCGCTCCGGCTTCGACCCGATGCGGCAGATGGCGACCTTCCGGGAAACGTGGTTCGAACTGGACGACTACCTCACGCGGCTGGCGGAGACGAAGTACGAGGAGTCGCTCAAGAAGGACAACAAGCCGCTTGACGTGACGCCCGCCGTGGCGGCGGAGCGCGGCAGACCGATGCTGCGCGACGAGGATTACGACGACGCCCACCGGAATCTGGTCCGGCTCCGCCGCGGCGACCTGGGCGCGTGGATCTGGTGCGGCAACCCCAACGACGTGGCGCCGGCCATCCGCATGGCGAAGGAGCAGGGGTTCCTCGACAGGACCGTTCTCGTTCTGGGCGTGACCGGGTATCGCGCCATGAGCGAACTGAAGTCCGCGGGCCGTCCCGTGGTGCTGGATGAAAACCTCTACCACCGCGACCGTGATCCGGAGACCGGCGAGATCACCGAAGTGTTTGTACCGTCGAAGATTCATGAAGCCGGTCTGCTCTTCGCGCTGCAGACAAACCCCTCCGGCTCCATGGCCGAGCGGTATCTGAACTACCAGGCCGCCCTGTGCGTGCGCAACGGCATTCCACGCGACGTGGCGCTCAAGGCCATTACGCTCAATCCCGCCAGGATGATGGGACTGGACAGCCGACTTGGTTCGCTCGAAGTCGGCAAGACGGCCAACATCGTGGTGATGAGCGGCGACCCGCTGGACTTCAACTCGTGGGTCGAACTGGTTTACATCGACGGCATCCTGGCCTATGACCGCGCCCGTGACCCGCGCCTCAGGAAACTGCTGGAAGTGGAGCAGAAGGCGAAGGAAGCCGCCGAAGCCGCCAAGCCCAGGAACGAAGCCGCGACGCCGCCAGGTCAACCGGCGAGTGAGGCGCGTCCCGGCGGTGCGGGAGGCGGGGAAGGACGTCCCGGCGGGCGACCGGGCCGCCCCGGCTCAGGAGATGGCGGTCAGGGTGGTGGCGGCGGCGACCCCGCCGGCAACGACGCCAGCGCCAACCACGCAGGGGGAACACGATGA